The proteins below come from a single Salinilacihabitans rarus genomic window:
- a CDS encoding 30S ribosomal protein S17e, with protein sequence MAIKPAYVKKTGNLLLERYPDAFTTDFEQNKDSVEKLTNIESKGVRNRIAGYVTRKKGAEVPA encoded by the coding sequence ATGGCAATCAAACCGGCCTACGTCAAGAAGACCGGGAACCTGCTCCTCGAGCGGTACCCGGACGCGTTCACGACCGACTTCGAGCAGAACAAAGACAGCGTCGAGAAGCTGACCAACATCGAGTCCAAGGGCGTCCGCAACCGCATCGCGGGCTACGTGACGCGCAAGAAGGGCGCGGAAGTTCCGGCCTAG
- a CDS encoding aldo/keto reductase, giving the protein MDRRALGTTGWEVTEVGLGTWNVGSDWGDVPEAEGRAAIDAALEAGVDFVDTADVYGDGRSERLIAETLAAREDEDDPVVATKAGRRLDPHEADGYDRDHLERFVDRSRENLDVETVDLLQLHCPPTDVYYRPETFEALEALVDAGKIAHYGVSVERVEEGLKAIEYPGVETVQIICNPFRQRPAERFLPAAADRDVGVIVRVPLASGLLTGALDADTTFPENDHRNFNRDGEAFDVGETFAGVPFEVGLDAVDALRPVVPDGWTMAQFALRWILDHEAVTTVIPGSTNPTHVRENVEAADRRSLTDEERAAVREVYDEYVREHVHHRW; this is encoded by the coding sequence ATGGACCGACGCGCGCTCGGCACGACCGGCTGGGAGGTCACGGAAGTCGGACTCGGCACCTGGAACGTGGGCTCGGACTGGGGCGACGTCCCCGAGGCGGAGGGTCGCGCGGCCATCGACGCCGCACTGGAAGCCGGCGTCGACTTCGTCGACACGGCCGACGTCTACGGCGACGGTCGCAGCGAGCGGCTGATCGCCGAGACGCTCGCGGCCCGCGAGGACGAGGACGACCCCGTCGTCGCGACGAAGGCGGGCCGCCGACTCGACCCCCACGAGGCCGACGGCTACGACCGCGACCACCTCGAACGGTTCGTCGACCGGAGCCGGGAGAACCTCGACGTCGAGACGGTCGACCTCCTGCAGTTGCACTGCCCGCCGACGGACGTCTACTACCGACCCGAGACGTTCGAGGCCCTCGAAGCGCTCGTCGACGCGGGGAAAATCGCCCACTACGGCGTCAGCGTCGAGCGCGTCGAGGAGGGGCTGAAGGCGATCGAGTACCCGGGCGTCGAGACCGTCCAGATCATCTGCAACCCGTTCCGCCAGCGCCCGGCCGAGCGGTTCCTCCCCGCGGCCGCCGACCGCGACGTGGGCGTGATCGTCCGCGTCCCGCTCGCCTCGGGGCTTCTCACCGGCGCGCTCGACGCCGACACCACCTTCCCGGAGAACGACCACCGCAACTTCAACCGCGACGGCGAGGCGTTCGACGTCGGCGAGACGTTCGCCGGCGTCCCCTTCGAGGTCGGCCTCGACGCCGTCGACGCCCTCCGGCCGGTCGTCCCCGACGGCTGGACGATGGCGCAGTTCGCGCTCCGGTGGATCCTCGACCACGAGGCGGTGACGACGGTGATCCCCGGCTCGACGAACCCGACGCACGTCCGCGAGAACGTCGAGGCGGCCGACCGCCGGTCGCTGACCGACGAGGAGCGCGCGGCGGTCCGCGAAGTGTACGACGAGTACGTCCGCGAGCACGTCCACCACCGGTGGTGA